The region GCATCTATTGGATCTTTTGTTTCATCAACTAAACGTATTTTCTCTTTTATACCACTACAATTTTCATAACATACAACTACTGCTCCACTTTCTTCAATTAACTTAATTACCTTATTAGCAACTCCGCCAATAGGACATCCTGTAATTAATATTCTAGGAGCATCTTCACTAACTTTTCTTACTCCCTTTTCATATTCTTCTTTGAGCTCTTTAACCATGTTTCTTATATTTTTGTTTTGTTCATCTTTATCAAATGTAAAAGAAGCACCATGTAAAACAGTATGAGTCTCCATACCTGTTATAGGTGGAGGACACATTTTACCTAATGAGTATAGTTCTTTTAAAACTCTTCTCTCCTCATTACATTTCTCTATAGCGTTTTTCAAGTCTTCATCTGTTATTTCGACATTGAATTCCTTCTCTAATCTTTCCTTCAATATTATCAATTCATTTTTCCAAACTCTAGCTGCATGTTTTCTATCTAAGGCTTGAGGAAGTTGCATAACATGCATTGGTTTTATTTGTCCTAGATATTCATACATCTTTTTCTTTCCATCACAAGTAGTTTCACCTACTATAATGTCAGAAAAATATGTGAAAGGACACTTGTTTGTAATTGCAAAGCCATAGCTAGATTTTATAAGTGGACATAAATTCTTAGGCAAATCTCTTTCTGCATCTTGTATGGTCTCTTCGCTCATTCCACATAGTGAAATAGGATGTGCGCCTGCTGCATAAATAATCTCCATTGGAGTAAATGTGCAAAAGGTTCCAACAATATTTTCTCCTGCATCTTTGTATTCTTTTACCTTAATAAAAGAATTTCTTCTTGCTTCACTAAATTCATCGAAAATTTTTGGTAGATCGTTCATAATTTATCTCCTTTCATTTAAGCTACTCATCACTTTGAATTGTTTAATTATCACTTATATTCTATATTTAAATAATAATTGTTTCCAATAGTATTCGAATTTTTGATAGTTAAGCTTAAATGTATTGATTATTTATATAGATAAATTAGTTTAAATCCATACATAATTTAATATTAAATAAATAAAGTACATTCCTACTAAAAAACCACCTTCAGGTTTTGATATTGAATCATCCTGATTCTTTGCAAAATAACGAAATGCAAATAATATAATTAACATAGTAGGTATTTGCAATTTGTAAAATTCAGTTGGCACAAGTAGACCACCTTTTGTTACTGCTGCAGAACTACCAATAACAAATAGTACATTTAGTATATCTGCCCCTATAATATTGCCAACTGCTAATTCTCCATGACCTTTTTTTACAGCAGTAATAGCTGTTATAAGCTCCGGCAAACTAGTACCAAATGCAACCAATGTTGCTGCAATAACGCTTTGAGGTATACCTACTCGT is a window of Anaerosalibacter sp. Marseille-P3206 DNA encoding:
- a CDS encoding double-cubane-cluster-containing anaerobic reductase encodes the protein MNDLPKIFDEFSEARRNSFIKVKEYKDAGENIVGTFCTFTPMEIIYAAGAHPISLCGMSEETIQDAERDLPKNLCPLIKSSYGFAITNKCPFTYFSDIIVGETTCDGKKKMYEYLGQIKPMHVMQLPQALDRKHAARVWKNELIILKERLEKEFNVEITDEDLKNAIEKCNEERRVLKELYSLGKMCPPPITGMETHTVLHGASFTFDKDEQNKNIRNMVKELKEEYEKGVRKVSEDAPRILITGCPIGGVANKVIKLIEESGAVVVCYENCSGIKEKIRLVDETKDPIDALTEKYLNVGCSVMAPNDNRIDLISELIDEYKVDGVIDVILQACHTYNVETRRIKDFVNEEKDIPYMSIETDYSASDEGQLKTRIAAFIEMI